The candidate division KSB1 bacterium sequence GCGCCGAGAGAAATGCTATTCACGAGAAATTTTTCATTTTATCAAAGCTGAGAAACTCAACCCGCCTTTTCGCAGTATTGAAAAAATATCAAGCCGGGCAAATTTTTTGCCCTCTCCAACTACATGATAATATTGCCACACGATTTAAACACTTCGGCACGATGATTGTCTCTTTCCAGCAGGGTGAATAGGGCTGCAAAAGACTTGACCGGAACTGATGGCACAGGTTGGTTTTAGTATTTGGCTGTGCCAAGCAGCGCGTAAAAGTTTTTGCAAAATCATCTTGACAAGTCTTCGATTATTTGTTATATTATGCCCGCTTAATCTTCGCTGTTTTGTTGTCCACTATAAACTCCCGGTTGTCATTTGATCTTTCCTTCGACGTAGCGCGAATCGTTGTACGAGTCCTTGCCAAGCGGCTCCAAAGTATGCCGAACCTATGTGAAGCAAGAAGGCCGTTATTGCCCTGTTTAGTTATGACGAACGTCCGAGGTTGATAGCATGACAAATCCGCTGCCACCAAGCCTCGCTCTGCTCACCAAAGTTTTGAATAAATATTAGAGGAAGGAGGATGTTTTTGATGAAGAGAATTTGCCTTCTCACCCTCATCGCCCTCGCTTTGCCCATTCCACTCATTTTCGCCGGTACCACCGGAAAAATTGCCGGCACGATTACGGACGCCGACAACGGCGAACCGTTGCCGGGCGTCAACGTCGTTCTCGAAGGCACCACGATGGGCGCCGTCACCAACCTTGACGGCTATTTCGCGATTCTCAATGTTCCGCCGGGCGCCTATACGGTGCGGGCGAGTTACATTGGCTACACGCCGCAACGGGTGACTGAGGTGGTGGTGAAAATCGACCTCACCACCGAGCTTAATTTCAGATTGAAGCAGGAAGTCATCGCCGGCGAAGAAGTCGTCGTGGTGGCGCAGCGGCCGGTGGTGGTGAAAGATATTGCCGCCACCCAGGCCAACTTGAATATCAAGGAAGTTGAGGCGCTGCCGGTTGTAACGGTCGCCAGCGTGGTCGGCTTGCAAGCCGGCGTGCGCAGCCTGGAAATCCGCGGCGGCGCGGCGAACCAAACGGCGTTTATGGTGAACGGCATCACGTTGCGAGACGAACGCGACAACACACCGTACACCGCCATCAGCTTCACCGCCATTGAGGAAATCAATATCCAGACCGGCGGCTTTAACGCGGAATATGGCAACATCCGTTCCGGTTTGATCAACGTGGTGACCAAGGAAGGCAGAAAAGACCGTTACAGCCTCAACATCCTGACGCGGTACAGTCCGCCGGCGCAGAAGCATTTTGGCCCGGCGCCGAACGACCGCAATTCATATTGGATACGTCCTTATGTTGATGACGCGGTGTGTTGGACCGGCACCAAAAACGGGGCGTGGGATGCCTTCACGCAGAAACAGTATCAGGAATTCGAGGGATGGAATTCTATCTCGCTGAAGACTCTAAAAGACAATGATCCAACCAACGACCTCACCCCGCAAGCAGCGCAGCAGCTTTTTCTCTTCCAGCACCGCCGCAACCTGGATATCGTCGATCCGGATTATGATTTCGACATGAGCGTGGGCGGGCCTTTGCCTGTCGTTAGCAAGATGCTGGGGAATTTGCGCTTTTGGGCCTCTTATCGCACCACGCAGGATATGTATGTCATTCCACTCTCAAAAGATGGCTATCGTGATTACAACGCCCAACTGAAACTCACCAGCGAGATTTCTCCCAAGATGAAGTTGGTGGTGGAGGGCATTCGCGGTCGGGCTACCGGCACCAATGACAATAACGCCGGCTTGCCGGGCATGTTTCGCTCTCCCGAAAGCATCGGAGACCAGTTAAATCGGGTCAGCTTCATTGACACGAGAATTTTTGCCACCGATTATTGGGCGCCGACGGCCATTACGCGCACCAGTATTGGCGCCAAATTTACGCATCTGATAAATTCGGCGACCTTTTATGAGGCAACTTTGAGCCGTTTTGCCTCCGCCTACGAGACCCGGCCAGGGCGCCCGAGAGATACTTCTCGAGTTTACTTATTTGGCAATAGTTATTATGTTGACGAGGGGCCATTTGGCTTTGAGCCGCGCCCGGCGTTTGGCATTGGCAGCGGCATGCGCTCCGGCGTCGGCATGAGCAACTCGCGTGACAGCAGCGAAGTCACCGTCTATTCGGCGAAAATCGATTTCAGCAGCCAGCTCGGCCGCTACAATCAAATCAAAACCGGCGTCGAATTTGTTTATACGGACAACAATGTCAACTACGCCTCGGTCGATCAGTTCCTGCCCAGCGGCCGCTCGCGCTCGAAATGGCACACCTTCCCGAAACGCGGCGCTTTCTATGTCCAGGACAAGCTGGAGTTCGAGGGGATGATTGCCAACCTCGGCGCGCGCCTCGACTATTCGCACGCCGGCGGTGAATGGTTCGTTTATGATCCATTCAGCAGGGCGTTCACTTCGGAAAGGTCATTGGGAATCGACACCCTGCTGGACAAAGAAGCGACGAAGCGGATTTTTAATCTCAGCCCGCGGCTGAGTGTGGCCTTTCCGATTACGATCAATAGCAAGCTGTTCTTTAATTACGGCCACTTTCGACAATTGCCGCTGCCGGAGAATCTTTACCTCATTCGCCGATTCACCGGCAACAACCAGGTCACCCGGCTGGCTAATCCAAACAACCCCTTGCCTAAAACCGTTGCCTACGAATTGGGCTACGAGCAAAATCTTGCCGATCAGTTTCTCATTCGCGTGTCGGGATATTATAAGGACATCTCCTTGCAATCACGCCTGGTTACTTATACCAGCCGCGATACCAAAGTCAACTATTCCGTCACCGAGCCGAACAACTATGAAGACATTCGCGGGTTCGAGCTGACGTTGAACAAGAATCGTGGCAAGTGGGTGCAGGGCTTCATCAATTATACTTATCAAGTCAATACCGCCGGCAATTTCGGCTTCGGCCAATATTATGAAAATCCTGCCGAGCAGCGGCGCTATGAACGCGAGACGCGCTCACAATATCAGGAGAAACCAATACCAAGGCCATACGGGCGCGCCAATCTTTATTTCTTTTCACCTGCCAGGTTTGGGCCGAAACTCGCCGGCATTTATCCGTTGGGCGATATTCGCCTGAATGTTTTGGGTTCCTGGCGCGCCGGATACCATTTCACCTGGGCCGGTGGCGGCAGCATTCCCGGCATTGTCAATAACGTGCAGTGGCGGGATTTTTACAATGTCGATTTTCGTTTCAGCAAGGCGCTTAAAATCGCCAATGCCAACCTGCAGTTTTTCGTGGACGTCTTCAATGCCTTTAACCTCA is a genomic window containing:
- a CDS encoding TonB-dependent receptor gives rise to the protein MKRICLLTLIALALPIPLIFAGTTGKIAGTITDADNGEPLPGVNVVLEGTTMGAVTNLDGYFAILNVPPGAYTVRASYIGYTPQRVTEVVVKIDLTTELNFRLKQEVIAGEEVVVVAQRPVVVKDIAATQANLNIKEVEALPVVTVASVVGLQAGVRSLEIRGGAANQTAFMVNGITLRDERDNTPYTAISFTAIEEINIQTGGFNAEYGNIRSGLINVVTKEGRKDRYSLNILTRYSPPAQKHFGPAPNDRNSYWIRPYVDDAVCWTGTKNGAWDAFTQKQYQEFEGWNSISLKTLKDNDPTNDLTPQAAQQLFLFQHRRNLDIVDPDYDFDMSVGGPLPVVSKMLGNLRFWASYRTTQDMYVIPLSKDGYRDYNAQLKLTSEISPKMKLVVEGIRGRATGTNDNNAGLPGMFRSPESIGDQLNRVSFIDTRIFATDYWAPTAITRTSIGAKFTHLINSATFYEATLSRFASAYETRPGRPRDTSRVYLFGNSYYVDEGPFGFEPRPAFGIGSGMRSGVGMSNSRDSSEVTVYSAKIDFSSQLGRYNQIKTGVEFVYTDNNVNYASVDQFLPSGRSRSKWHTFPKRGAFYVQDKLEFEGMIANLGARLDYSHAGGEWFVYDPFSRAFTSERSLGIDTLLDKEATKRIFNLSPRLSVAFPITINSKLFFNYGHFRQLPLPENLYLIRRFTGNNQVTRLANPNNPLPKTVAYELGYEQNLADQFLIRVSGYYKDISLQSRLVTYTSRDTKVNYSVTEPNNYEDIRGFELTLNKNRGKWVQGFINYTYQVNTAGNFGFGQYYENPAEQRRYERETRSQYQEKPIPRPYGRANLYFFSPARFGPKLAGIYPLGDIRLNVLGSWRAGYHFTWAGGGSIPGIVNNVQWRDFYNVDFRFSKALKIANANLQFFVDVFNAFNLKYMEQYGFVDSKDYEAYMKSLHLPKEIGDPLGYGNIPGDDRPGDYRTGPYIPWDDNADEATKEKWRKNKSYIDMPNQTFLTFLNPRDVFFGLNVTFDIF